Proteins from one Acropora muricata isolate sample 2 chromosome 9, ASM3666990v1, whole genome shotgun sequence genomic window:
- the LOC136928576 gene encoding contactin-associated protein-like 2 — MMQVRKYLASFILMFAVFNICSQSTAPAANQKKPFLNQYFTQDYYRELAVAKVGSLLVKGTFNCLLRCVAEPPCLSVNLAAHPDSDGLSQCDLLATDKYRATAEDFQASDAFHHYSPWPMSLCDNHSCHNESACVPDLGENKYRCKCQPGSVGIHCDRRGKSCSEIKSFSPEASSGSYTIDPDGEGGCEPIIVFCNMTENYGIGVTVIGHDSENRTLVKGYPGRGDYTRTVHYSGVKSSCISQLANLTAVSSQCEQFIKYECYHSRLLFNGNPYGWWVSRDHEEMKYWGGTGPANSNKCACGVTQQCADRSDGCNCDKNDDVWREDSGFLREKSHLPVIKLRFGDTGASHEKGYHTLGKLKCYGTI; from the exons ATGATGCAAGTCAGAAAATATTTGGCATCTTTCATCTTAATGTTCGCGGTTTTTAACATTTGTTCTCAAAGTACTGCACCTGCTGCAAACCAAAAGAAACCTTTTTTGAATCAATATTTTACGCAAGACTATTATCGTGAATTGGCTGTGGCAAAAGTTGGCTCACTCTTGGTTAAGGGTACCTTTAACTGCCTATTACGATGTGTCGCTGAACCACCTTGCCTGTCTGTTAACTTGGCGGCTCATCCTGACTCAGACGGTCTCTCTCAGTGTGACTTGTTAGCTACTGACAAATACAGGGCAACAGCAGAGGACTTTCAAGCGAGCGATGCCTTCCATCATTACAGTCCATGG CCAATGTCTCTATGTGACAATCATAGTTGTCACAATGAAAGTGCTTGTGTTCCTGACCTCGGAGAGAACAAATATCGCTGCAAATGTCAACCAGGATCTGTTGGAATTCATTGTGATCGGAGAG GAAAAAGTTGCAGTGAGATCAAATCTTTCAGCCCTGAGGCCTCAAGTGGTTCTTATACCATCGATCCTGATGGTGAAGGAGGCTGTGAACCCATCATCGTCTTTTGTAACATGACCGAAAACTATGGAATTGGCGTGACGGTGATTGGTCACGATAGTGAAAATAGAACGCTGGTCAAAGGGTATCCCGGTCGGGGAGATTACACAAGAACTGTACACTACTCTGGAGTGAAATCATCTTGTATTTCCCAGCTGGCCAACTTAACTGCAGTATCTTCTCAATGTGAGCAGTTTATCAAATACGAATGCTACCACTCTCGTCTTCTGTTCAACGGGAATCCTTATGGCTGGTGGGTGTCGCGAGATCATGAAGAAATGAAGTACTGGGGTGGAACAGGACCCGCAAATTCGAACAAATGCGCATGCGGAGTAACTCAGCAGTGCGCAGATCGCAGCGATGGATGCAACTGTGATAAGAACGACGATGTGTGGCGTGAGGACAGCGGTTTTCTCAGGGAGAAGTCTCATCTTCCAGTCATCAAGTTGAGATTTGGAGATACCGGCGCTTCCCATGAGAAAGGTTATCACACTCTTGGAAAACTCAAGTGTTATGGAACTATTTAG
- the LOC136929105 gene encoding contactin-associated protein-like 2, translating to MACVTFAIWLFLGHLTVAVDAWMQSSLFRHQFGISSFGSFTQDANHQLAVTKLKSFTLKGPLACAFRCIGEPQCLSFNLAAHPDSDGLYQCDLLATDKYRATAEDFQASDAFHHYSPWSPCQRHHCQIDGTCIPSYEVISYHCVCAPGLAAFRCERKGKSCSEIKYYSPQATSGSYIIDPDEKGSHRPFTVFCDMTDKNGVGVTIISHDSETRTRVKGHEDSGSYVRDVHYTATGLTGVSQLAFLADVSTHCEQFIKYECLNAALFRYDSGWWVSRTGAKMTYWGGATPADDNKCACGVTSPNSCASTAYGCNCDKNDGTWREDSGLLKRKSQLPVIQLRFGDTGQSGEEGFHTLGKLKCYGMELE from the exons atGGCATGCGTTACTTTTGCAATTTGGCTGTTTTTAGGGCATCTAACAGTTGCTGTTGATGCTTGGATGCAAAGTTCACTTTTTCGTCACCAATTCGGAATTTCGTCATTTGGAAGTTTCACTCAAGATGCCAACCATCAATTGGCGGTTACTAAACTAAAGTCATTTACACTTAAAGGGCCACTGGCTTGTGCTTTCCGATGCATTGGTGAACCACAGTGTCTTTCGTTCAACTTGGCGGCTCATCCTGACTCAGACGGTCTCTATCAGTGTGACTTGTTAGCTACTGACAAATACAGGGCAACAGCAGAGGACTTTCAAGCGAGCGATGCCTTCCACCATTACAGTCCATGG TCACCGTGCCAACGGCACCATTGTCAGATTGACGGTACCTGTATTCCAAGCTATGAAGTGATTTCGTATCATTGTGTTTGTGCGCCTGGATTGGCTGCCTTTCGCTGCGAACGCAAAG GAAAGTCCTGCAGTGAAATCAAATATTACAGTCCACAGGCCACAAGTGGCTCTTATATCATTGATCCCGATGAAAAGGGAAGCCACAGACCGTTCACTGTATTTTGTGACATGACTGACAAGAATGGAGTTGGCGTGACAATCATCAGTCACGACAGTGAGACGAGAACGCGTGTGAAAGGCCATGAGGACAGTGGGAGTTATGTTCGCGACGTCCATTACACAGCAACAGGTCTAACTGGTGTTTCACAACTGGCTTTCCTCGCGGACGTGTCCACTCATTGCGAGCAGTTTATCAAGTACGAGTGTCTCAATGCCGCCCTTTTTCGCTACGACAGTGGCTGGTGGGTGTCAAGAACTGGAGCCAAAATGACCTACTGGGGAGGAGCCACACCAGCTGACGacaacaaatgcgcatgcggTGTTACGTCACCCAACTCCTGCGCAAGCACGGCTTATGGGTGTAACTGCGATAAAAACGACGGCACGTGGCGCGAGGACAGCGGTCTCCTCAAAAGAAAGTCCCAGCTTCCAGTGATACAGTTGAGATTCGGAGACACCGGCCAAAGTGGTGAGGAAGGTTTCCACACGCTTGGAAAGTTGAAGTGTTACGGCATGGAACTGGAATAG